From the genome of Triticum aestivum cultivar Chinese Spring chromosome 3B, IWGSC CS RefSeq v2.1, whole genome shotgun sequence, one region includes:
- the LOC123071979 gene encoding cytochrome P450 CYP99A1: MELSAATVFLSVVSLVILVFFLSRKTSASSKKKRPPGPWCLPLIGNLLHLLTSQPQAALRDLARKHGPVMSLRLGQVDAVVISSPAAAQEVLRDKDLTFASRPSMLTSDIILYGNMDIAFAPYGAYWRMLRKLCMVELLSAQKVRQLAPVRDGETRSLVRKVGTAGRGGEPVNLGRLLCSCSISITAKATFGRLCDEELQKQYMPVVEVAVKEGGGFSAGDLFPSLWFVDVATGLTRRLWRTRRQLDAIFDKMIAECEAQRAEKKKTTATTKTTGDEEEHLLNVLLRIKDEGKLEVPISMTSIKAILFDMLTGGTETTSSAAEWIMSELMRNPEAMAKAQAEVRRTFDGKSPEDHEGLIDKLRYMKMVIKEGLRLNPVLPLLLPRLCGATCDIGGFEVAKGTKVIVNALAMARSPEHWPNAEEFMPERFDGGVAGDFKGLQFEYLPFGSGRRMCPGDTFGLAVLELIVARLFYYFDWSLPNGMRPDELDMDMIVGSTARRKNQLHLLASPCRELPVEI; the protein is encoded by the exons ATGGAGCTAAGCGCAGCCACCGTCTTCCTCTCCGTCGTCTCACTGGTGATCCTCGTGTTCTTTCTTAGCCGCAAAACTTCAGCAAGTTCCAAGAAGAAGCGGCCTCCGGGTCCATGGTGTCTTCCCCTGATCGGCAACCTTCTCCACCTCCTCACCTCGCAGCCGCAGGCGGCCCTACGGGACCTGGCCAGGAAGCACGGCCCGGTGATGTCCCTGCGGCTGGGCCAAGTCGACGCCGTCGTGATCTCCTCCCCGGCAGCCGCGCAGGAGGTGCTCCGGGACAAGGACCTCACCTTCGCGTCGCGGCCGAGCATGCTCACCTCGGACATCATCCTCTACGGGAACATGGACATCGCTTTCGCGCCGTACGGCGCGTACTGGCGGATGCTGCGCAAGCTCTGCATGGTCGAGCTCCTCAGCGCGCAGAAGGTGCGGCAGCTCGCGCCTGTCCGGGACGGCGAGACCCGCTCCCTCGTCAGGAAGGTCGGCACCGCGGGCCGAGGCGGCGAGCCGGTCAACCTCGGGAGGCTGCTCTGTTCGTGCTCGATCTCGATCACCGCGAAGGCGACGTTCGGCCGGCTGtgtgacgaggagctccagaagcAGTACATGCCGGTCGTGGAAGTGGCTGTGAAAGAAGGTGGGGGTTTCAGCGCCGGGGACCTCTTCCCGTCTCTGTGGTTCGTCGACGTCGCCACTGGGCTGACACGCCGGCTGTGGCGAACGCGCCGTCAGCTCGACGCCATATTTGACAAGATGATCGCTGAGTGCGAGGCACAGCGAGCAGAGAAAAagaagacgacggcgacgacgaagaCCACCGGAGATGAAGAAGAACACCTCCTGAATGTCTTGCTTAGGATCAAGGATGAGGGGAAGCTTGAGGTCCCCATCAGCATGACAAGCATCAAAGCAATCTTATTT GACATGCTCACCGGAGGCACGGAGACAACGTCGTCGGCCGCGGAGTGGATCATGTCAGAGCTCATGAGGAACCCCGAGGCGATGGCCAAAGCGCAGGCTGAGGTTCGACGAACATTCGACGGCAAGAGCCCGGAAGACCATGAGGGCCTCATCGACAAGCTACGCTACATGAAgatggtgatcaaggagggcctgaGGCTGAACCCGGTGCTGCCACTCCTTCTCCCCCGCCTCTGCGGGGCGACCTGCGACATCGGCGGATTCGAGGTCGCCAAGGGCACCAAGGTCATCGTCAACGCGTTGGCGATGGCGCGGAGCCCCGAGCACTGGCCCAACGCGGAGGAGTTCATGCCGGAGAGGTTCGACGGCGGCGTGGCGGGGGACTTCAAAGGCTTGCAGTTCGAGTACCTCCCATTCGGTAGCGGGAGGAGGATGTGTCCTGGAGACACCTTCGGGCTCGCCGTGCTGGAGCTCATCGTCGCGCGACTTTTCTACTACTTCGACTGGAGCCTCCCCAACGGAATGCGACCGGATGAGCTCGACATGGACATGATCGTCGGCTCGACGGCGAGGAGGAAAAACCAGCTGCACCTGTTGGCGTCGCCGTGCAGGGAGCTTCCCGTGGAAATCTGA